The DNA region AGCTCGTCCTCGGCCTGCTCGACGACGGTCTCGATGACGTCCTCGACGCCACCAGCTGGCAAGCCTCACCCCGTGTCCAACAACGCCACCGCGAACCCACCGTCACCCTCGATATCGTCCGCGACTGTCCACCCGAGGCAGACGACGCCAAGCAGTTCGTCGACGGCGTGCACCGCAAGGTCGTGCGCGACCAGCCGATCAGCTTCGACCCGCGCCACCGCCAATACTCCTGGCGCACCGTCGCCTACACCACGACCACCATCCCCAACCCGCGACACCAACCCACCCCCGGCACCGGGGCCGACCCGCACGACCCCATGGCCGAACTCGGAGCCTGACCGCGATGCACCTGACCCGATTCGAGATCAACACCGCCCGACGCGGCGCCCGCGACCTACTCGCCTCACCCCAACGCATGCACGCCGCCGTCCTCGCCAGCTTCCCCAACCACCAACGCAACGCCACCACCGAAGGCCGCGTCCTCTGGCGCGTCGACCACGGCCACAACCAGACGCTGCTCTACATCCTCAGCCCCCACCAACCCGACCTCACCCACCTGGTCGAGCAAGCGGGCTGGCCCGCCACCCACACCTGGCTCACCCGCCCCTACGCCAACCTGCTCGACGGCATCGACAAAGGCGACCAGTGGATCTTCCGGCTCGCCGCCAACCCCACCCGCAGCTCCCCCAAAACCCCCGGCGGCCAACGCACCCAGCGCTACGGCCACCAGACCGTCGACCACCAGACCCAATGGCTGCTCACCCGAGCCGAACGCAACGGCTTCGTTATCCCCCACGGCATCCACGACGTCCCCGACCTCGCCATCACCAACCGGCGAACCTGGAAGTTCACCCGCGACAACGCCCCGGTCACCCTCGTGACCGCCGTCTATGAAGGCCGCCTGGAAGTCACCGACCCCGACGCCCTGCGCCGAGCCCTCACCCACGGCATCGGCCCCGCCAAAGGCTACGGCTGCGGCCTGCTCACCCTCACCAAACCCCGGTAGACCATGGCCGACATCCCCGGAGCCCGCCCGGTCCCCATCTCACACCTCACCCGAGCCCAGGACCGGCTCACCTTCATCTACCTCGAACACTGCGTCGTGCACCGCGACGCCAACGCCATTACCGCCCGAGACGCCCGCGGCATCGTCCACATCCCCGCCGCGACCCTCGGCGCGCTGCTTCTCGGCCCCGGCACCAACGTCAGCCAACAGGCCATGGTGCTACTCGCCGAGAGCGGCTCCACCGCCGTATGGGTCGGCGAACACGGCGTCCGCTACTACGCCCACGGCCGGACGCTCACCCAATCGGCCCGTCTGCTCGAACGCCAAGCCGCCCTGGTCAGCAACCGCAACAGCCGCCTGCAGGTCGCGCGCGCCATGTACGCCATGCGCTTCCCCGACGAAGACACCACCGGTCTGAACATGCAACAACTCCGCGGACGGGAAGGCGCCAGAGTGCGCCGCATCTACCGAAACCACGCCCAACGCACCGGTGTGACCTGGGAACGTCGCGACTACGACCCCACCGACTTCACCGGCGGCACGCCCATCAACCAGGCCCTCTCAGCCGCCAACACCAGCCTCTACGGCGTCGTCCACGCAGTCATCGTCGCACTCGGATGCGCACCAGGACTTGGCTTCGTCCACACCGGACATTCCAAGTCGTTCGTCTACGACATCGCCGACCTCTACAAGACCGACATCTCCATCCCCATCGCCTTCGACATCACAGCCCGGGAAGTCTCCGACATCGGCGCCGAAACCCGCAGAGCCGTCCGCGACCACATGAAAGACGGCGCCTTCCTCGAAACCTGCGTCCGCGACATCAAAACGCTGCTCGCCGACCAACCAGACGTCATCGAATA from Alloactinosynnema sp. L-07 includes:
- the cas6e gene encoding type I-E CRISPR-associated protein Cas6/Cse3/CasE — translated: MHLTRFEINTARRGARDLLASPQRMHAAVLASFPNHQRNATTEGRVLWRVDHGHNQTLLYILSPHQPDLTHLVEQAGWPATHTWLTRPYANLLDGIDKGDQWIFRLAANPTRSSPKTPGGQRTQRYGHQTVDHQTQWLLTRAERNGFVIPHGIHDVPDLAITNRRTWKFTRDNAPVTLVTAVYEGRLEVTDPDALRRALTHGIGPAKGYGCGLLTLTKPR
- the cas1e gene encoding type I-E CRISPR-associated endonuclease Cas1e; its protein translation is MADIPGARPVPISHLTRAQDRLTFIYLEHCVVHRDANAITARDARGIVHIPAATLGALLLGPGTNVSQQAMVLLAESGSTAVWVGEHGVRYYAHGRTLTQSARLLERQAALVSNRNSRLQVARAMYAMRFPDEDTTGLNMQQLRGREGARVRRIYRNHAQRTGVTWERRDYDPTDFTGGTPINQALSAANTSLYGVVHAVIVALGCAPGLGFVHTGHSKSFVYDIADLYKTDISIPIAFDITAREVSDIGAETRRAVRDHMKDGAFLETCVRDIKTLLADQPDVIEYGPEAFEDPDIVMLWDDNGRTVAAGTAYEEDELS